The following proteins are co-located in the Gloeocapsa sp. PCC 7428 genome:
- a CDS encoding DNA phosphorothioation-associated protein 4, producing the protein MVETGRIRVAKDKADLVKSLISTDGTTGPFQTYVDIIVFAAALGAKHNKRVPLGEISKREPSPIPQEQFIVRGYDTVINLIAITETKNLSVLSFSENQSREKRNHIFEEYANGGLEILQAEFRGAVDYSERILLILSSERIEHEKDSEFDLSKFLA; encoded by the coding sequence ATGGTAGAAACGGGTAGAATTAGAGTAGCAAAAGACAAAGCTGACTTAGTTAAATCTTTAATATCCACTGATGGTACAACAGGTCCTTTTCAGACTTATGTTGATATTATTGTCTTTGCTGCTGCTTTGGGTGCAAAACACAACAAGCGAGTACCTTTAGGAGAGATTTCCAAAAGAGAACCGTCTCCTATTCCACAAGAACAGTTTATTGTTCGCGGATATGACACAGTCATTAATCTTATAGCAATTACTGAAACTAAAAACTTAAGCGTTTTATCTTTTAGTGAAAATCAAAGTCGTGAAAAACGTAATCATATTTTTGAAGAATACGCCAATGGAGGACTAGAAATATTACAAGCAGAGTTTCGAGGTGCGGTTGACTATTCAGAACGAATTTTACTGATTCTCAGTTCAGAACGAATCGAACATGAGAAAGATAGTGAATTTGATCTGAGTAAATTTTTAGCTTGA
- a CDS encoding DNA sulfur modification protein DndB encodes MVETPEDDINHQRLDLLLEPYFSKYHRERCYPGLIFRQGKRKMVQINVPARDLPILLQAMPSTDNDPDSGKNRPEVKGHAEEIKTYVVERAKANRPWVLGTITANVDEHNITVHELGRGLCIVVIPNKVKLDITDGQHRKSAIQELVLGNESHLISDDDFPITLILEADKRQCQIDFKDMAQTRPLDKSLLLSFGEYSGRVGITKELINRVSMFQDKTEKIKSTPATKNRLIYTTNYIARFVSCVFANDPADELKNYEVEAASGSLAECLNQFFLECHHTRYIVEKAHQNLTVDDISRFKEECLLGVSAGLEVLGRLLYHTYAQDDNYFNQTKISQLAQLDWSRENELWRDNIVRIDLKPKNPAKPYKVSFGGSAIAAAVNTVQVKLGWIQFINN; translated from the coding sequence ATGGTAGAAACGCCAGAAGACGATATCAATCATCAGCGACTTGATTTGCTACTTGAGCCTTATTTTTCAAAGTATCATCGCGAACGTTGCTATCCTGGGTTAATTTTTCGGCAAGGAAAGCGAAAAATGGTGCAAATCAATGTTCCAGCCAGAGATTTGCCTATTCTTCTCCAAGCGATGCCATCTACCGACAACGATCCTGATTCGGGTAAAAATCGCCCAGAAGTTAAAGGTCATGCGGAGGAAATCAAAACCTATGTTGTCGAACGCGCTAAAGCAAATCGACCTTGGGTTTTAGGAACAATTACCGCCAATGTTGATGAACACAATATTACAGTCCATGAATTAGGTAGAGGACTTTGTATCGTCGTTATTCCTAATAAAGTTAAATTAGATATTACCGATGGACAACATCGTAAAAGTGCAATTCAAGAATTAGTTTTAGGTAATGAAAGCCACTTGATTAGTGATGATGATTTTCCGATTACTTTAATTTTAGAGGCGGATAAGCGTCAGTGTCAAATCGACTTCAAAGATATGGCACAAACTAGACCGCTAGATAAATCTTTGTTATTGTCATTTGGTGAATACTCTGGTCGAGTTGGTATTACCAAAGAATTAATTAACAGAGTTTCAATGTTCCAGGACAAGACAGAGAAAATTAAATCAACTCCTGCAACTAAAAATAGGCTAATTTACACCACAAATTACATTGCTAGATTTGTCAGTTGTGTTTTTGCTAACGATCCAGCCGATGAATTAAAAAATTACGAGGTAGAAGCAGCAAGCGGATCTCTGGCTGAGTGTCTTAATCAATTTTTCTTGGAGTGTCATCACACGCGGTATATTGTTGAAAAAGCTCATCAGAATTTAACTGTTGATGATATAAGTAGATTTAAGGAAGAATGTCTACTTGGTGTAAGTGCTGGTTTAGAAGTTTTAGGAAGATTGCTTTATCATACTTACGCTCAAGACGATAATTATTTTAATCAAACAAAAATTTCGCAACTAGCACAGCTAGATTGGTCAAGAGAAAATGAACTTTGGCGAGATAATATAGTTAGGATAGATCTTAAACCCAAAAATCCAGCAAAACCTTATAAAGTATCCTTTGGTGGAAGTGCGATCGCCGCAGCAGTTAACACTGTACAAGTCAAGCTGGGATGGATACAGTTTATTAATAATTAA
- a CDS encoding DGQHR domain-containing protein, whose product MSKKVADTTGKYYPENTPAELASLLAQHLDQIFVQTTMMGGTQAYLGSVTLEWFAQQVHFASCLPLLQPKHNPTTGNVEVDADTISEIHQRPLDWSRQIPLVQYLAAWKNHKFPSVLVVINQPWVDNPEAAQWDREGRALKSTIDFRPLDRDGSVGLLNFAPENTIYALDGQHRLMGVQGLMELIETHQLQRYRKDKTPDGSAITLNDLIEHYQVDVDYLESLPQEKIGIEFICAVEKGETREQARRRVRSIFVHVNLMAVPLTKGQLAQLNEDDGFSIVARKIATTHPLLEQRSDRQPRVNWNSATVATKSTVLTTLQALKEMSERYLGQKFLHWKPLDKKLIPIRPNDKELEAGMIEFQKLFDYLATLPSYRVLEAEETPLLRRFSFEKDGGEGNMLFRPVGQVALAQALGILVFKKGFSLKDIFKKLHKFDLEGGFSGMEYPRSLWYGILYDPNKKRVQVAGRDLAAKLIVYILGGIQEPMERAQLRKAIADARTVETQAISFDGQFVEPKAVGLPPIL is encoded by the coding sequence ATGAGTAAGAAAGTAGCTGATACTACTGGTAAATATTACCCAGAGAACACACCAGCAGAATTGGCTTCGTTATTAGCGCAGCATTTAGATCAAATCTTTGTGCAAACAACAATGATGGGTGGTACTCAAGCTTACTTAGGGTCAGTTACCTTGGAGTGGTTTGCGCAACAAGTGCACTTTGCATCGTGTTTACCGCTACTTCAGCCTAAACATAATCCTACAACAGGCAATGTAGAAGTCGATGCGGATACTATCTCAGAAATTCACCAACGTCCGCTTGATTGGTCGCGTCAGATACCACTCGTACAATATTTAGCCGCATGGAAAAACCATAAGTTTCCGTCAGTACTTGTTGTCATCAATCAACCTTGGGTAGATAATCCTGAAGCAGCACAATGGGATCGTGAAGGACGCGCCTTAAAATCTACTATTGATTTTAGACCTTTAGACCGTGATGGAAGCGTAGGTTTACTGAATTTTGCACCAGAAAACACTATCTATGCACTTGACGGTCAACACCGCTTGATGGGAGTACAAGGATTGATGGAGTTAATTGAGACGCATCAACTTCAGCGTTATCGCAAAGACAAAACTCCTGATGGTAGTGCCATTACTTTAAATGATTTAATTGAGCATTATCAAGTAGATGTTGATTATTTGGAAAGTTTACCTCAAGAAAAAATAGGAATTGAGTTTATCTGTGCAGTCGAGAAAGGCGAAACTCGCGAACAAGCAAGAAGACGAGTAAGATCGATTTTTGTTCATGTCAACTTAATGGCTGTCCCTTTAACAAAAGGTCAATTAGCGCAGTTAAACGAAGATGATGGGTTTTCGATTGTTGCCAGGAAAATTGCAACGACGCATCCGCTGTTAGAACAAAGAAGCGATCGCCAACCACGGGTTAATTGGAATAGCGCCACAGTTGCTACTAAGTCGACAGTTTTAACAACGCTACAAGCACTCAAAGAGATGTCAGAAAGATATCTTGGACAAAAGTTTTTACATTGGAAACCGCTAGATAAAAAGTTAATTCCGATACGCCCAAACGATAAAGAACTTGAGGCGGGAATGATAGAGTTTCAAAAGTTATTTGATTATTTAGCGACTCTACCAAGTTATCGGGTACTCGAAGCGGAAGAAACACCGTTACTACGACGCTTTAGTTTCGAGAAAGATGGCGGTGAAGGAAATATGCTTTTTCGTCCTGTTGGACAAGTTGCTTTAGCGCAAGCGTTGGGAATTTTAGTCTTCAAAAAAGGTTTCTCACTCAAAGACATTTTTAAAAAACTCCACAAGTTTGACTTAGAAGGGGGTTTTAGTGGAATGGAATATCCGCGATCGCTTTGGTATGGTATCTTGTATGACCCAAACAAAAAGCGCGTACAAGTTGCAGGTCGTGATTTAGCAGCAAAGTTAATCGTTTACATTCTCGGCGGCATCCAAGAACCGATGGAACGCGCCCAACTCCGCAAAGCTATAGCAGATGCCAGAACTGTCGAAACACAAGCGATCAGTTTTGATGGTCAGTTTGTAGAACCAAAAGCGGTAGGATTACCACCAATTTTATAA
- the dndC gene encoding DNA phosphorothioation system sulfurtransferase DndC: protein MSTPQQKPKEAETSRLQPFGHPVAGGVRHDAKVFKTGDQARTVADLVADIQALTAEIQELYCLDEIPWCIGYSGGKDSTATLQLVWNAIASLPPEKRTKTIHVITTDTLVENPIVAAWVSRSLQQMKQAAQQQGMPVEPHLLYPAVKDTFWVNLIGKGYPAPRNRFRWCTERLKIQPSDNFIRAMIRASGEVVLVLGTRKSESVKRATNMAKHREWRIRDRLNTNPNRPNSLIYLPIEDWHTDEVWIYLNQWQNPWGYSNKDLFTMYRGATADNECPLVVDTSTPSCGDSRFGCWVCTMVSKDKSMEAMIQNDEEKEWMQPLLDIRNELDVADDRDKRDFRRIWGQVQLFERNVDGEVSVEPIPGPYTKYWREYWLKKVLQAQTQIRHTAPENMRDITLITPEELSEIRRIWLEDKHEFDDSLPRIYQEVTGEPFRDPRPGSDRTLLGSDEWAVLEEICGDDAMHLELMAKLLDTERQYRTMARRNGIFEALEKCFETSSRSKEEAIANAHYKRDLKNAAEQGNIETVKQLTWASLKFQATAGDEKLLSD, encoded by the coding sequence ATGTCTACACCACAACAGAAACCAAAAGAAGCGGAAACTTCGCGTCTACAGCCCTTTGGGCATCCTGTGGCGGGCGGCGTCCGTCACGATGCGAAAGTTTTCAAGACAGGCGATCAAGCACGGACTGTAGCAGACTTGGTGGCAGATATTCAAGCTCTCACCGCTGAAATTCAAGAATTATACTGTTTAGACGAGATACCTTGGTGTATAGGCTATAGTGGTGGGAAAGATAGCACCGCGACTTTACAACTCGTGTGGAATGCGATCGCCTCTCTCCCGCCTGAAAAGCGAACTAAAACAATTCACGTTATCACGACAGATACGTTAGTAGAAAATCCAATTGTTGCAGCTTGGGTTAGTCGTTCACTTCAACAAATGAAACAAGCAGCGCAACAACAAGGAATGCCGGTTGAACCACATTTACTTTATCCCGCAGTTAAAGATACATTTTGGGTCAATTTAATCGGTAAGGGTTATCCTGCGCCGCGTAACCGATTTAGATGGTGTACTGAACGGTTAAAGATTCAACCCTCGGATAACTTTATTCGGGCAATGATTCGCGCAAGTGGAGAAGTTGTACTTGTACTGGGTACGCGCAAAAGCGAAAGTGTAAAACGCGCAACCAATATGGCAAAACATCGTGAGTGGCGCATACGCGATCGCCTCAACACAAATCCCAACCGACCTAACTCACTTATTTATCTCCCAATTGAAGATTGGCATACCGATGAAGTTTGGATCTATCTCAACCAATGGCAAAATCCTTGGGGATATAGCAACAAAGATTTATTCACTATGTATCGCGGCGCAACCGCAGATAATGAGTGCCCGCTTGTTGTCGATACTTCTACCCCTAGCTGTGGCGATTCGCGGTTTGGCTGCTGGGTTTGCACAATGGTGAGTAAAGATAAATCGATGGAGGCGATGATCCAAAACGATGAAGAGAAAGAATGGATGCAGCCGTTACTCGATATTCGGAATGAACTTGATGTCGCAGACGATCGCGACAAACGAGACTTTCGCCGCATCTGGGGACAAGTGCAACTTTTTGAACGCAATGTCGATGGTGAAGTTTCTGTAGAACCGATTCCAGGCCCTTATACCAAATACTGGCGCGAGTATTGGTTAAAAAAAGTGCTACAAGCACAAACACAAATTCGCCACACTGCGCCAGAAAATATGCGCGATATTACCTTAATTACACCAGAAGAACTCAGTGAAATTCGTCGGATTTGGTTAGAAGACAAGCACGAATTTGACGATAGCTTACCGCGAATTTATCAAGAAGTTACAGGCGAACCTTTTCGCGATCCCCGTCCAGGAAGCGATCGCACTTTACTTGGTAGCGACGAGTGGGCTGTACTCGAAGAAATTTGCGGCGATGACGCGATGCATCTTGAACTAATGGCAAAGCTACTCGATACCGAACGCCAGTATCGCACAATGGCGCGTCGTAATGGCATTTTTGAGGCGTTAGAGAAGTGCTTTGAAACGAGTTCGCGTTCCAAAGAAGAAGCGATCGCCAACGCCCACTACAAACGCGACTTGAAAAACGCTGCCGAACAAGGCAATATCGAAACCGTCAAGCAGTTAACCTGGGCTAGCTTAAAATTCCAAGCTACAGCCGGAGATGAAAAGTTACTAAGTGATTAA
- a CDS encoding L,D-transpeptidase: protein MIKQLFAVAGVVVAINVATHQIAHQQNLSESQPSVIQSAISQPPTNQPVNRVTPPLRLKIQLNSRKVTLYQGETPIKSYPIAVGRPGWETPTGNFRVGQMLKNPTWISPLTDERIPGGHPENPLGSYWIGFWSDGRNSIGFHGTPNSETVGTAASHGCIRMYNKDVEELFSQVRLGTLVTVVE from the coding sequence ATGATCAAGCAACTATTTGCAGTGGCGGGTGTAGTCGTAGCAATCAATGTCGCTACTCACCAGATTGCTCATCAGCAAAATTTATCAGAATCGCAGCCATCTGTCATCCAATCGGCTATCTCTCAACCCCCTACTAATCAGCCAGTCAATCGCGTGACTCCGCCTTTAAGGTTAAAGATTCAGCTAAATAGCCGTAAGGTCACTCTGTATCAGGGAGAAACACCGATTAAAAGCTATCCTATTGCAGTCGGTCGTCCTGGCTGGGAAACTCCGACTGGTAATTTTCGCGTAGGTCAAATGTTAAAAAATCCTACTTGGATTAGTCCCTTAACGGATGAGAGAATTCCAGGGGGACATCCTGAAAATCCTCTAGGATCGTATTGGATTGGGTTTTGGAGTGATGGGAGAAATTCGATCGGTTTTCATGGTACTCCTAATTCTGAAACAGTAGGTACAGCAGCTTCTCACGGCTGTATTCGGATGTACAACAAAGATGTTGAGGAGTTATTCAGTCAAGTGAGGTTAGGCACTCTTGTCACAGTTGTGGAATAG
- the dndD gene encoding DNA sulfur modification protein DndD: MIFIELVLQNFGPYLGRQVINLRPKEDERFCPIILFGGMNGGGKTTLMDAIRLALYGHRAQCSTRGNLSYPDFLTQSVNRYTAIGEETAIELAFENILDNVQVEFRIKRSWTKNPRNGKDTLGILVDDWPDSALAQIWDERIEDLLPLGISNLFLFDGEQVKELAEQDVPTPMVVEAIRSLLGLELAERLATDIEILVNRRRKLIADSQALITLEDIEQKLNHQQKEYQIAKDHLATIQDKLTYAQKHQQEASDKFILEGGKIAAERSQLEIQLCYQQEAVTRHRDALTELASGILPLSLISPLLVQAHTQVQQEYRQQQAQVNKDVLSEQERKFLQYVTKIGLDSEQFEKIKLFFEQEIEALNQDIQLKELWLLADEESIFQLNQILTRDLADSQSLAKKQLNNLKIQEENLAAIERQLAVAPAPEVYEQLGDAVKLAQSELANVKAAYELARRRCDELATVIENTKKELAQYSEENIDRKNDEHIITASTKVQTTLKLFREKLTLRKLNQLESVITECFLYLLHKSDLVHRVAIDTDTFSLSLYDFQGQLVPKHRLSAGEKQLLAIALLWGLARVSGRNLPIAIDTPLGRLDSSHRNNLVERYFPSASHQVMLFSTDTEIGKNEVKQLRANDAIAREYLLKYDSAKRCTIIEPGYFW, from the coding sequence GTGATATTTATTGAACTTGTACTACAAAATTTTGGTCCTTATCTAGGACGACAAGTTATTAATTTGCGTCCTAAAGAAGATGAGCGGTTTTGCCCGATTATTTTATTTGGTGGGATGAATGGTGGCGGAAAAACTACGCTTATGGATGCAATTCGTCTTGCTTTATACGGACATCGCGCTCAATGTTCTACGCGGGGTAACTTGAGTTATCCTGACTTTTTAACACAATCAGTTAACCGTTACACTGCCATTGGCGAAGAAACTGCAATTGAACTAGCTTTTGAAAATATTTTAGATAATGTCCAAGTTGAATTTCGGATTAAACGTAGTTGGACTAAAAACCCTCGTAATGGTAAAGATACATTGGGGATTTTAGTTGACGATTGGCCTGATAGTGCTTTGGCTCAAATTTGGGATGAACGAATTGAAGATTTACTTCCTTTAGGAATTTCAAATTTATTTTTATTCGACGGCGAACAAGTTAAAGAGTTAGCCGAACAAGATGTACCTACTCCAATGGTTGTTGAAGCAATTCGCTCTTTGCTTGGGTTAGAATTAGCTGAACGATTGGCAACAGATATAGAAATTTTAGTGAATCGGCGACGCAAACTTATTGCCGATAGTCAAGCACTCATAACTTTAGAAGATATTGAACAAAAACTGAATCATCAGCAAAAAGAATATCAAATTGCCAAAGACCATTTAGCAACAATTCAAGATAAATTAACTTATGCGCAAAAGCACCAGCAAGAAGCTTCAGATAAATTTATTTTAGAAGGTGGTAAAATTGCGGCTGAACGCAGTCAACTAGAAATTCAGTTATGTTATCAGCAAGAAGCAGTCACACGCCACCGTGATGCGCTTACTGAATTAGCTAGTGGAATTTTACCCTTGAGTTTGATATCACCGCTTCTTGTTCAAGCGCATACTCAAGTACAACAAGAATACCGACAACAGCAAGCACAAGTGAATAAAGATGTATTATCTGAGCAAGAGCGAAAATTTTTGCAATACGTTACTAAAATAGGATTAGACAGTGAGCAATTTGAAAAAATTAAATTATTTTTCGAGCAAGAAATTGAAGCTTTAAACCAAGATATTCAGTTAAAAGAATTGTGGCTATTAGCTGATGAAGAAAGTATTTTTCAACTTAATCAAATTCTTACCCGTGATTTAGCAGATTCGCAGTCTTTAGCAAAAAAACAACTTAATAATCTCAAAATTCAAGAAGAAAATTTAGCAGCAATTGAGAGACAACTAGCAGTCGCACCTGCACCAGAAGTTTACGAACAACTAGGTGATGCAGTTAAATTGGCTCAAAGTGAACTTGCTAACGTTAAAGCTGCTTATGAGTTAGCAAGAAGACGATGCGACGAATTAGCAACAGTTATTGAAAATACGAAAAAAGAGTTAGCACAATATAGCGAGGAAAATATTGATAGAAAAAATGACGAACATATTATTACCGCATCAACTAAAGTACAAACAACACTGAAACTATTTCGAGAAAAACTAACGTTGCGTAAACTAAATCAATTAGAGTCTGTGATTACAGAGTGTTTTTTATACTTGCTGCATAAGTCGGATTTAGTGCATCGAGTTGCAATTGATACAGATACTTTTAGTCTTTCGCTTTACGATTTTCAAGGACAATTAGTACCAAAGCATCGTCTTTCTGCGGGAGAAAAGCAATTACTCGCGATCGCCCTATTGTGGGGATTAGCACGTGTCTCAGGGCGCAACCTCCCAATTGCGATTGATACACCATTAGGGCGACTCGATTCTTCGCACCGCAATAACTTAGTTGAACGTTACTTTCCTTCCGCGAGTCACCAAGTCATGCTGTTTTCTACAGATACTGAAATCGGTAAAAATGAAGTTAAACAACTCCGTGCTAACGATGCGATCGCCCGCGAATATCTTCTAAAATACGATTCAGCAAAACGTTGCACCATTATCGAACCAGGTTATTTCTGGTAA
- the dndE gene encoding DNA sulfur modification protein DndE — MEPPIDRIHLSQTAKDQLTKLKRITKIDQWNILCRWGFCRSLAEPAIPSPIPIPADSNVEMTWRVFGGDLSDILAIALKQRCHNDGLGTDKETLATQFRLHLHRGIGYLAGDPNIKKIEDLIELALPK; from the coding sequence ATGGAACCACCAATTGATCGCATTCATTTATCACAAACGGCAAAAGACCAATTAACTAAACTTAAACGCATCACTAAAATTGACCAGTGGAATATTTTGTGTCGCTGGGGATTTTGTCGATCGCTTGCTGAACCTGCTATTCCGTCACCAATACCAATTCCTGCGGATAGTAACGTAGAGATGACGTGGCGCGTGTTTGGTGGAGATCTCTCCGATATACTAGCGATCGCTTTGAAACAACGCTGTCACAATGATGGCTTGGGTACTGACAAGGAAACGCTAGCAACACAGTTTCGCCTGCACTTGCATCGCGGGATTGGTTATCTAGCTGGTGATCCGAATATCAAGAAAATTGAAGATTTAATTGAATTAGCTTTGCCGAAATGA
- a CDS encoding DNA phosphorothioation-associated putative methyltransferase: MEALEIERHRAAIARTDLSRPVRLAIEWAIVNNDTTFFDYGCGYGGDVERLAARHYTCAGWDPYYRPDTPRTAADIVNLGYVLNVIEDPEERREALCQAWNLTQKVLIVAAQVLIHDRSNAKIAYGDGIVTRRNTFQKYYEQEELKLYIDEVLQVDAVPVALGIYFVFRDDTEKESFRALRFRSRSLTPRVRTPSKRFEDYQELLMPLINFVTERGRLPVKGELAETSRLQPVGHPAAGGSRHDAKVSKTAAQTEILLEFGTFRRAYNVILQATDEAEWDAIAYRRSLDILVYLALTQFGKRPGFNQLAPELRQDIKAFFGTYQEACQVADKMLFSLGKPGVVAQTCKQSKIGKLLPTALYVHVSALPELDPLLRIYEGCASRTIGRMDNATLVKFYTDKPKISYLFYPDFDTQAHPALHTSMQIDLQNLSVVYREYDTVANPPILHRKETFVTPSYPLYEKFAKLTRREEKLGLFKNTRTIGTRDGWQKWLEEKGVEIKGDRIISK; encoded by the coding sequence ATGGAAGCTCTGGAAATTGAACGTCATAGAGCCGCGATCGCGCGTACTGATTTATCACGTCCGGTGCGATTAGCTATAGAATGGGCAATCGTAAATAACGATACCACGTTCTTTGATTACGGTTGCGGCTACGGTGGTGATGTTGAGCGCTTAGCAGCGCGTCATTACACCTGTGCGGGGTGGGACCCGTACTACCGTCCTGATACGCCGCGTACGGCTGCGGATATTGTTAATTTGGGCTATGTTCTCAACGTCATTGAAGACCCCGAAGAACGCCGCGAAGCGCTGTGTCAAGCTTGGAACCTGACACAAAAAGTTTTAATTGTTGCGGCCCAAGTTTTAATTCATGACCGCAGCAATGCCAAAATTGCTTATGGTGATGGCATTGTCACTCGACGCAATACGTTCCAGAAATATTACGAGCAAGAAGAATTAAAATTATACATCGATGAAGTTCTGCAAGTTGATGCTGTCCCTGTCGCGTTAGGAATTTACTTTGTCTTTCGCGATGACACTGAAAAAGAAAGCTTTCGGGCTTTACGCTTTCGTTCGCGGAGTTTGACACCGCGCGTCCGCACGCCGAGTAAGCGGTTTGAAGATTATCAAGAACTCCTAATGCCACTGATTAATTTTGTTACCGAACGTGGCAGATTACCCGTTAAAGGTGAATTAGCGGAAACTTCGCGTCTACAGCCCGTTGGGCATCCTGCGGCGGGCGGCTCCCGTCACGATGCGAAAGTTTCCAAGACAGCGGCACAAACCGAGATATTACTCGAATTTGGGACTTTTCGCCGCGCTTATAATGTGATTTTGCAAGCTACTGATGAAGCCGAGTGGGATGCGATCGCGTATCGTCGTTCGTTGGATATTTTAGTTTATCTTGCGTTAACGCAGTTTGGTAAACGTCCTGGATTTAATCAGCTTGCGCCTGAACTTCGTCAAGACATCAAAGCCTTTTTTGGTACGTATCAAGAAGCTTGCCAAGTTGCGGATAAAATGCTGTTTAGCTTGGGAAAACCTGGCGTTGTTGCTCAAACGTGCAAGCAAAGTAAAATTGGTAAACTCTTACCAACAGCATTATATGTCCATGTTTCGGCGTTACCCGAACTCGATCCGTTACTGCGAATATATGAAGGTTGCGCTAGCCGCACGATTGGACGCATGGATAATGCGACATTAGTTAAATTTTATACAGATAAACCCAAAATATCGTATCTTTTCTATCCAGATTTCGACACACAGGCGCATCCAGCTTTACACACAAGTATGCAAATTGACTTGCAAAACCTCAGTGTGGTCTATCGCGAGTATGACACTGTGGCAAATCCGCCAATTCTGCATCGTAAAGAAACTTTTGTGACACCGAGTTACCCGCTGTACGAAAAATTTGCGAAATTGACGCGGCGCGAAGAAAAATTAGGGTTATTCAAGAATACGCGCACTATCGGAACACGCGACGGTTGGCAAAAATGGTTAGAGGAAAAAGGTGTGGAGATTAAAGGCGATCGCATCATTTCCAAATGA
- a CDS encoding Uma2 family endonuclease, which produces MLTLPLTLNLQSVHLTDEQFYQLCISNPELRVERDADGDLIIMPPVGGNSGNRELELGTDLAIWNRQTQLGKVFSSSTIFKLPSGGDRSPDAAWIELSRWQALTPQQRQKFPPIAPDFVLELRSPTDSLEMLQAKMQEYLDSGVRLGWLFNPQDQQVEIYRLGQAKETRSLPTQLSGEDVLPGFTLQVKRFEE; this is translated from the coding sequence ATGCTCACTCTGCCTCTGACTCTTAACCTGCAATCAGTTCATTTGACCGATGAACAGTTTTATCAATTATGCATCTCGAATCCAGAGCTTCGAGTCGAACGCGATGCCGATGGAGATTTAATTATCATGCCACCTGTAGGCGGCAACAGTGGCAACCGCGAACTCGAACTCGGTACTGATTTGGCAATTTGGAATCGTCAAACACAACTGGGAAAAGTTTTTAGTTCTTCAACAATTTTTAAGCTACCTAGTGGCGGCGATCGCTCTCCTGACGCGGCATGGATCGAGTTATCTCGCTGGCAGGCACTCACACCACAACAACGGCAAAAGTTTCCGCCAATCGCGCCAGATTTTGTATTAGAATTACGTTCTCCAACCGATTCGCTGGAAATGCTTCAGGCTAAGATGCAAGAATACCTTGATAGCGGTGTCCGTCTCGGTTGGTTATTTAATCCTCAGGATCAACAAGTAGAAATTTATCGATTAGGACAAGCAAAAGAAACGCGATCGCTACCTACCCAGCTGTCGGGTGAAGATGTGCTACCAGGGTTTACCCTACAAGTCAAACGATTTGAGGAGTAA